CAACAAACATAagcaaattacataaaatttaagTTACATTAGGTAGCTAAGTCCAAAAAACAACCCCACCTTCGAAATCAATCTAGAACAGAATTTGTACCCAAAGTGGGTTTTGGTGCAAGcactaaaaggaaaaaaaacaaaacaaaacaaattgtatataaataataactcacaaaaagataaataaaagataaaatacaagaaaatttataaataacaaaagcaaaaaaaattagaaaagaacATAAACACATTACTCGATTCAAGTTCATAGTTTTCTACTTCATCTATCACCTTTCGTAGTTTAATTGGATCAGTTGAATCCTTGGACCTCAACCAATTTTGTGTACAAATCAAAGCTCCAACCGTATTgtgagataatgagctgcagaAAGGATCCAAAGCGTGATCCCCTGTGCTAATGATGCAACGGTTGAGACTGGAATTGTCAAAACATTACAGGAAACTTGAGAAAGGATCCTATATCTTGAAAAATTCACCCACAACCAATCAAGAATATCAAAGCCTTCTGTCTCTGAATCTACACTAGCTTCTAACAAGTATCTATCCAATTCAAATTTGCATTCTACACTATCCTCATCTGCTAAGTGTTGTTTGTATATGTTATTATACCTCTTCATCCTCTCTTTTGCACTACTAAAGCCACTTAGAATGGAGGATATGGCAGCAACATCACTACCACCAGACTCACTAGTCCCGCTGACACTAGCACCACATGGGGTCCCCATTGCTCCACTATAGTGCTTGTACAACCTATTCAAAGCATCCCTAACTCTCAATCCTAACTCATTAGCCTTCTCCTTGTGATACCATTGCTTAATCCAAAATTTCacatatttcaatttatatcTATGATCAACCACAACAACCACAAACAACATCAGATTTATCCTATCAACACTTCCCCAATACTTCTCATACTCTAATTTCATTCTTTTGTGCCATACCCTTTAACAAAGGATCACCCCTACCATTACGCAATTGATTTAATTGGTCTTGAAGACTAACAAGCTCATGGAAATACACATTAGTAGTCACAAACAAAGAACCAGAAAATCTTAAAGTTGCCTCATAGAACATACCAAGAAACTTTGTAAAAAGTCTTACATTTTCCCAATCTAAAAACCGAGGGGGACCACTAGTTGGATCCTCAAAATAACGAAGGAAATTTCCATCATCATCCTCCATCCTTTCAAATGTAGCCACAAACTTTTGTGCACTTTCTAACATTAAGTAAGTTGAATTCCACCTAGTAGACACATCAAGGCGCAACAAActtttgctttgaattttttctttttcaacacATGTCTTAAACTTCTCAAATCTATTAGGAGAGGATTTCACATACCTCACTACATAACAAACCTTAACGATTGACTCATTAAGGTCTTTTAGCCCATCTTgcacaattaaattcaaaatatgggCACAACAACGCATATGAAGGAACTCACAACCCAAGAGCTGCCCACCCTATCCTTTGTTTTCCTCCTAAGATAGTCTATGACCACATCATTTGAGCTTGCATTATCAACagtaattgtaaaaatatgatCTATCCCTCATTGAAGCAAACAAGACTCAAACATCCTACCAATGGTCTCACCCTTATGATCAGGTAGTTGgcacaaattcaaaatctttttatGATAAACCCAATCAACATCAATATAATGTGCAGTTAAACAAAGGtaattaaggttttggattGAAGTCCAAGTATCAGTTGTCAAACACACTCTTTGACCAGCCATTGAAACCTTTCTCAAACTCTCCTTCTCCCTAATGTAAAGACTAAGACAATCCCTTGCAACAGTAACACAAGAGGGAACTTCAAACCTAGGCTTTATCTCTGTCATAAAATCAATGAACCCGCCATGCTCAACAAACCTAAAAGGTAGTTTATCAACAATTATCATCCTAGCCAAGGCCATCCTTAGTCTTTCCACACTAAACTTCCTCAACAGTAGCTCATTACCACCCTCtccctcccccttttttttttttactttggtaACTCAAAGTGGTTTGGCCTTTATCACGCCTATAGGGGTACTTCTTACAACCAGATTTTATATGGGACCACATGGAGGAGGTTCCATTTCTTTTTGGGTGACAATTATAACTCCTTTGACAATAGTTGCACTGTGACTTAGGGTAATGGGGGTCACAACCCTCTATTTTAGAGAAATAATCCCATATCTTAGAAGGCTCTTTACCACCATTAATGGTAGCTTGTTGAGTTTCTGTTTGTGTTTGAGGGGCTGCAGCACCTGATGGTGGAATGGGAGATTGTGTATTTGGTTGATTAGCCTCAATACATGGACTAGGAGTTGGCTCAATGGGGGGGTAGAAGAAGAAGCACAAGCAGCCATGATCTAAttacatcaatataaataacaaTCACATATACATAGTAATTAAGGaatcaacaacaaataaattaagCAAGCAACCTTTAACTTAAACACGCAGTCATACactaatttcaataaaatattagtaaaaaaaaactatacaagCAGCTTTCTCAATGCTAAAATCACAACATATTAGCATAATAGCATATTAGCATGATATAATAAACTAAAATCGCAACAGTATAATCAATCAATGGGATgatcaacaaataaatttacaatCCTTGAAccctaaaaacaaaatcaaacaacaaacaacatGAGTGAACCTTCAAAAGAAATAGGATGATcaaaatatctatatatatatatatatatattaaactaaaatcaaaacaGTATGATCAATCAATAGGatgatcaaaaaataaatttacaatctttgaaccctaaaaacaaaaccaaatagcAAACAACATGAgtgaaccttaaaaaaaaaaaaaaaaaaaaaaaaaaaaaaaaaaaaactaaaagcaaagtcaaacacaaacatgaaagtTCAACACAACATGGtgaactggaaaaaaaaaaatcaaacattagTGAACTCAGAACTAATATAAATAGTATGAGAAAATACCCAGGAACTGTTTAAGCCTTTGAGATTTATTCATTTACTAGGCTAAAGCTGAATCTCTTAAATTACCCctaaaattacaagaaaataaccaaaaaaaaaaaaattagaatcaacAAGAAACATTTagtgaacataaaataaaaccaaaacaaagtaGGGGTTAGGGTTACCAAAGACAGAACTACATAGTGGCAGAGCTACAATGGAGAACGGAGATGAGAAGAAGACTAACTGACTTAGGTATTAGGGTTTGGAAGAAACATTATGTGGTTGAgagcaaaaaagaagagaaaaatggttAGGTGAGAGCCTGAGATTCTGAGATTGAGAGGGAAACACTAATGTTTGTTTGGCGAGATTAGGGTTTGGAAGAAAAATGAAGGTGGCTGATGAGTGACTGAGTTCTGATTCTAAGAGGTGAGAGCAGAATTCTAAAGAGGAGAAATGAGAGTAGCTAAGTAGGAGACAACTCAAGAGTCTCAGACAAGATAAGAGTCACAAGACGTGTGTGGCTGagatcaaaagagaaaaaaaaaatatcttgcaTAGTGACAGCAGTGACTCAAACAGTGACAATATGGCAtcgcttttatttttttattttttttatttttttttccaaaaaacgCAAGTGGCAAGACACAGTGACTAACCCAAACGgcgtcttttttttattttttttcaaaaaacgcaAGTGGCAAGACTGTAACCCATACGgcatcttttttcatttttttaatatttttttcttcaaaaaatgcAAGTGGCAAGACTGACGTAGGACAACCACACTATTTCAATAGAATAATTAAACAACAATAGAATCAAGACTAAACCCTAGGAGTCAACACCTAAAGGTTGCTTGAAGTCAGCACCAAGCAAACTGAAGTCAGCACCAGTGTAAAAAgaaacacaataatttttataattctcaaAACTATCTTACAATAATAAGAAAAAGTGCTTAAATAGCTAACAATAAAATGCATAAAGAAACCCTAATTATTAAATGCTCGAGCTTGCTTAATCTCAAGCTCAATTACTAACAAGCTCCATCCATAAGGCCACAGGTTAGGCcgtcttctttttgctcttcctCCCATATATGCAAATAATTGGGGGCTTGTACCTTGTGTCCGCACTAACTCCCACCGAGTGAGAAGAACTCGACCCCGCCGAGTGGAAATCTGAagagctctgataccaaaactAACATAGGACAACCACACTATTTCAATAGAATAATTAAACAACAATAGAATCAAGACTAAACCCTAGGAGTCAACACCTAAGGgttgcttggagtcagcaccaagcaaaCTTGAGTCGGCACTAGTGTAAAAAgaaacacaataatttttataattctcaaAACTATCTTACAATAATCAGAAAAAATGCTTAAATGGCTAACAATAAAATGCATAAAGAAACCCTAATTATTAAATGCTCGGGCTTGCTTAATCTCAAGCCCAATTACTAATAGGCTCCATCCATATGGCCACAGGTTGGGCCgtcttctttttgcttttcctCCCATACATGCGTATAATTAGGGGCTTATACCTTGTGTCCGCATCAACTCCCCCCGGGTGAGAAGAACTCGACCCCATCGAGTGGAAATCTGAagagctctgataccaaaactAATGTAGGACAACCACACTATTTCAATAGAATAATTAAACAACAATAGAATCAAGACTAaaccctaggagtcagcacctaagggttgcttggagtcagcaccaagcaaaCTAGAGTCAGCACCAGTGTAAAAAgaaacacaataatttttataattctcaaAATTGTCTTACAATAATCAGAAAAATTGCTTAAATAGCTAACAATAAAATGTATAAAGAAACCCTAATTATTAAATGCTCGGGCTTACTTAATCTCAAGCCCAATTACTAACAAGCTCCATCCATAAGGCCACAGGTTAGGTcgtcttctttttgctcttcctCCCATACATGCGTATAATTGGGGGCTTGTACCTTAATGTCCGCACCAAAGACATTAGAGTTACTAGACAAGACCACTCAATGATGAAACTATTCCTCCTAACGCACATTTTTTGACTGAGAAAGGTAGCCTCCTGACACACattaacttcttttttaattcaaaaaaaaattttgataagagTTATGATATTTacgacaaaaaaaaattatatatatatatatatatatatataaaacatgctTGGGTCGGTTCAATCTTCGTCGGTGTGCAATCTTGGCGCCAATGTTCGCGTCAGTCTGACATCGGTATTGAAAAGCTACCGTCGACCACCATGACGGAAACCTTTGGCGGAGCCCTAAGCAAGGTGGGGCGGTGCAGTCAGATTGGTTCTGTCGGTGCCGGTATATCCATGAACAGGCCTACTTAGGAATATGGCATTGATTATGAGGAAATATTTGCTCATGTTGCTCGCCTTACATTTGTCAAATATCTCATTGTTGTGGTTGCCATTCGTCGTTAGCCTCTTTATTAGatggatgtgaagaatgctTTCCTTAATGGAGACTTTCAAGAAGAAGTGTACATGCAACCACTCCCTGGCCATACTTACTCAAGCCGTCAAGTTTGTCGCCTTTGTCATGTTCTTTATGGTCTTAAGCAGGCTCCTCAAACTTGGTTATAAAAGTTTAGCTCAGTTGTTGCTTAGAAAGGTTTCACTTCGAGTTCTCATGACACTGCTTTCTTCATTCAAAGATCCTTTGCTAGtatcactcttattcttctttatgttgatgacatgattattaCTAGAGATGACTCTACAGGTATCTGCTCTCGTCAGCATTTCCTTAGGcagcattttgagatgaaagtcTAAGCACTCTCAGCTATTTTCTTAGGCTTGAGGTTACCTCATCCTCTAATGGATACTATCTTTTCTAAGTTTAATATGCTTCTGATCCTCTCTCCAAAGCCGGTATCACAAAAAACAAGAGTGTTTCCACTCCCTTTGAATTCAATACCAAGCTCACACCCTTGGATGGTGAACTCATATCGGATGCTACTCGTTACTATCAATTGGTTGGTAGTTTGATCTATCTCACAGTTACTCACTTAGATATTTCACATGTCGTGAGTATGGTTTGTAAGTTCATGGATGCCTCTCGCTTTGTTCACTATGTTGCCATTCTTCGGATTCTCCGATTCGTCAAGggcacactttatcatggtctTCACTACTCCTCTCGGTCTTCTCTCAAGCTTCATATTTATTTAGATGCAAATTAGGCAGGTGATTCAACTGACCGATGCCCCATCACaagtttttatttcttgttaggTACTTCTCTTGTCTTATGGCGTAGCAAGAAGCAGGACATGGTTTCTTATTCCAGTACCGAGGCTGAGTATCATGCCCTTGTCGACACCAC
The Quercus lobata isolate SW786 chromosome 10, ValleyOak3.0 Primary Assembly, whole genome shotgun sequence DNA segment above includes these coding regions:
- the LOC115965106 gene encoding zinc finger BED domain-containing protein DAYSLEEPER-like, with the translated sequence MALARMIIVDKLPFRFVEHGGFIDFMTEIKPRFEVPSCVTVARDCLSLYIREKESLRKVSMAGQRVCLTTDTWTSIQNLNYLCLTAHYIDVDWVYHKKILNLCQLPDHKGETIDGLKDLNESIVKVCYVVRWNSTYLMLESAQKFVATFERMEDDDGNFLRYFEDPTSGPPRFLDWENVRLFTKFLGMFYEATLRFSGSLFVTTNVYFHELVSLQDQLNQLRNGRGDPLLKGMAQKNEIRQWYHKEKANELGLRVRDALNRLYKHYSGAMGTPCGASVSGTSESGGSDVAAISSILSGFSSAKERMKRYNNIYKQHLADEDSVECKFELDRYLLEASVDSETEGFDILDWLWVNFSRYRILSQVSCNVLTIPVSTVASLAQGITLWILSAAHYLTIRLEL